From the genome of Salvia splendens isolate huo1 chromosome 7, SspV2, whole genome shotgun sequence:
GCTTCCTTCAACTTGTGAGAGCAGGCTCATTTTTTGGTTGATGTATATTCATGGCAATGATTCTTTATAAGTTGAACAATTGTTGTTCAAAGCATTGGGGTGAAGTGTTTTATCACACGCTGTATagttattttccattttttgtacaaagatgtatttttatttgttcttgtGGGTTGATGCCCCAAATGAAGCCAGATTATATCTCTCTCACTACACTCACTACTCAAACATGGTCCGACCCGATTTTTACTTTTTGCCCGGTTTGGTTTCtcaattaattgatttatatGTTTAGCCAAACCAATTAAATAGATATCCAGATCCACTATCTTCGAATCCACTGATATTATACATTACTTGCAACTAAATTTGCTAAATATTCATAAAAAGTTATGATCTTGGTACTATTCTGGAGTTGAGACTAAATAATCAGATTCAGATTACTCTCCAATTCTGCTACCGTGGCCAGGAGCAAGTATGCATTCTAAATATTCAATGCTATTTGGATCACTTACATTGTTATCATACTGCTTTATATATCCAGTTTGCATATTTGTTGAAGATACGCGTATTTCGAATTTAAATCTGCCTAATGATTCTTGATTATGCGATTTTATCTGCTAATCTCAGTAACTGCTAATCTCCATCATAATAAAACTAGAACAAAGAcatatttttctcaattaacGATGAATTGAATGTACAACCATAGTAAAGAatgtaaataatttattttgttggaGACGAATATTTGCGTGATTTGTTCAAGAATCACGAAGAActttataaaaaagaaaaaaacaaattagtatagtttctgattatataaatcaaatttatttgcaTCAAGTTTAATGTCACACCCCTCGCTGTAAAGCTAAATGAATTTGATTCAAGCCTATGTTTGTCACTGCTTCTCAATGGCATCATctcaatgaagtaaaaacaagaCACAAACTCTGGTCTGAATCACATCTCCAGCTAGGGTAGTGATCAGTGATAGTTGAAAAAAGCCATGGCTGGTAAGCAAGACGTTGAGAGAGGCGGAGAAGAGAGTAGAGCTCCACTTCTCACAGCAGCAAATGAGGGGCAGCCCTCCAAAAAGAGCAGCAATGAGGATAGATTCATGGTCTATCTCAGCACATTTGTTGCAGTTTCTGGCTCTTACGCCTTCGGATCCTGTGTACGTTCTCGTCACATTCATGAACTGTGTTTTATTGTAAGTCCTTTGTTTTGATCACTGTTGTTTTTTGCAGATAGGGTATTCGTCACCCACACAGTTTGCTATCAGAAGAGATATCAACTTGTCCTTAGCTGAGGTTACTTCATTTTAGCTTTCTTTTTTCGCGCAAATGCTTCAAACAAAGATGTCCAAATTTGATACTTCAACTTGATAAATTCAAgattctatttttatcattgCAGTACTCATTGTTTGGCTCCATTTTGAATTTTGGAGCAATTATTGGTGCAATCACATGCGGCCAAATGGCAGATAAAGTAGGCCGTAAAGGGGTGAGTTTTTTTTCGGGATCCACCATCAAGAATCTTTGCTTTACAAACTGTTGTGTGATCAAAGTTAAGAGTCTTTTGCATTTGAAATGTAAGCAGGCAATGATAGTATCAAGTGGATTCTGTACGATAGGGTGGCTATCGATTTACATTGCCGAGGTATCAGTATCACCAATACTACTTTTACCCCACAACTAGAATCTTGTACTAATAGATTCCAAGAAACCGGTTTCTTGATTCAAAAACTGTAATAATATCACAGGATGCCCTGCTTCTAGACATTGGAAGATTGGCAACTGGATATGGGATGGGAGTCTTTTCTTATGTGGTAAAATCCATCACATAATTTAAGATATACACCATGTTGACACCAGAGGCGTAGGCTCAATTGTAGTCGTGTTTGGTTACTAGGTTCCAGTCTTCATATCCGAGATCGCCCCCAAGGATTTGAGAGGAGCTTTGACAACACTACACCAGGTAGAAAACCAAGATTTGTCCCAATAGTTCAGGGCTGTTTCTCATATTTCCCAACCTTGCAGCTTATGATTGTTACTGGGGTGTCTGTATCCTTCGTCGTAGGCATGCTTGTAACATGGAGGGATTTAGCATTAGTAGGTAATACATACTACACATTCTAGTGATATATATGTATCTATTTGAAACTGAAAATCACTTGTAAAACTGGTGCAGGCATAGTTCCTTGTGCTGCTCTTCTTGTAGGTCTCAGCGTAATCCCCGAGTCCCCAAGATGGCTGGTAAGAATCCGAATGCACTGTTGCATGTCTTAGATTACTATGATTGGGAAAACCATAACATGATGGAATATGTCAAGGCAAGACAAGGAAAACAAACGGAGTTTGAGGCGTCTTTACGTAGACTTAGGGGAAAGAATGCTGATGTATCAGCAGAAGCAGCCGAAATTCAGGTATGCGAAAACTACCAAGTTTCATCATGCTTCATTTTCCTTaaagaatatgaatatgaagatgaagatgaagatgagagTGTATCGATGAACAGGACAATATAGAAACACTGGAGAGGCTTCCAAAAGCCAGACTGCTAGATTTGTTTCAAAGGCGATATCTGAGTTCACTCATGGTTTCTCTTTAACCCTCTATTTCCATCTGTTTCCCTCTCTCTTTCTGATTACCATATCttatttatttgtgaaataGATAGCAGTAGGACTAATGGTGTTCCAACAGCTTGGAGGAATCAATGGGGTCAGTTTCTACACCAGCAGTATCTTTGAGGCTGCGGGTAAGATAAAAAAAGATGAATATATTCTCCACAAAACTGAATCTTGAGCGTTGCTGTATAATGTTGTGCAGGATTCCCGTCTGATGTTGGAACCGTGATCTACGCGGTTCTTCAGGTAGCTCGTTTCATCCTGTTAGTTCTGAGGCGACTGCAGTCATTTCTAAGATTGATTAAACTGTAAGAACATTCCATCTGGCAGGTGATGATCACCGCGGTAGCTGCTACGTTTATGGATAAAGCAGGACGAAAACCTCTTCTAGTGGTAAGTATCCAGTTAGCAACAACTAATGTTGTTTTTCTTATTGTCTTAAATGTAAGCAAATCCTTTCCTTTTGTCTTTTGCAGATTTCTGGTTCAGGACTTATCCTAGGTAGTCTGTTGATAGGAAGCTCATTCTATGTGAAGGTAAGTATTTGCTtgttaattttttcaaaaaatgaaataagtatATATTCTTAACCAGGAGCATGGACTAGCATCTGATGCAGCTCCAGCACTAGCTTTGAGTGGTGTCATGGTaagttttctttctcttctccTGCATTTTCGAAGAACACGAGAAAAAGAGAAACTTTGCTCCAAGTAACATGTGGACATTAGGTGTACATAGGGTCTTTCTCAGTTGGAATGGGAGCAATTCCATGGGTGGTGATGTCTGAGGTATGACACTAATAACTCTTTTGAACTGTGATAAACTAAAATGTTAAATTGAGACGATGAATCGCCTCTTTTTATGCAGATATTCCCACTAAACATCAAAGGAGCTGCAGGAAGCTTTGCCACACTAGTGTACTGGTCTGGTTCATGGGCTTGTTCCTACACTTTCAATTTCCTCATGAGCTGGAGTACTTATGGTAAGAAACTAGACTACATTTCAATCAAAA
Proteins encoded in this window:
- the LOC121811222 gene encoding sugar transporter ERD6-like 7, with the translated sequence MAGKQDVERGGEESRAPLLTAANEGQPSKKSSNEDRFMVYLSTFVAVSGSYAFGSCIGYSSPTQFAIRRDINLSLAEYSLFGSILNFGAIIGAITCGQMADKVGRKGAMIVSSGFCTIGWLSIYIAEDALLLDIGRLATGYGMGVFSYVVPVFISEIAPKDLRGALTTLHQLMIVTGVSVSFVVGMLVTWRDLALVGIVPCAALLVGLSVIPESPRWLARQGKQTEFEASLRRLRGKNADVSAEAAEIQDNIETLERLPKARLLDLFQRRYLSSLMIAVGLMVFQQLGGINGVSFYTSSIFEAAGFPSDVGTVIYAVLQVMITAVAATFMDKAGRKPLLVISGSGLILGSLLIGSSFYVKEHGLASDAAPALALSGVMVYIGSFSVGMGAIPWVVMSEIFPLNIKGAAGSFATLVYWSGSWACSYTFNFLMSWSTYGSFMLYAAVNSLAVVFVIKVVPETKGRTLEQIQAAISSS